From Tindallia magadiensis, a single genomic window includes:
- a CDS encoding ABC transporter substrate-binding protein encodes MRIRITGLFIICMMIIFISINISGCNQTPTHQAEILFITKDQSDTRSLNPTRMEVAAAMALESCRNENKEAKNIHHHFIRYTGDEEEGYHKAKAYLESNQSVVALVGDFNSVGTEYVARLAEEFQLPHLSFFATDIRIFEEHPQSYSYRSQMSHETTDLIAMASYRLNKPYKLNKLDKSKVAVLYNDLSNIEARWLEFESLAPAHGIQVVEKRQVSREERDFRPVLAAYKELEQDVDSIILFLSSGQLEHFLQQANREEIATPIIASPVTFSPETATELPRLNMPFYSTVQEIYMNLQQGEDEMLEGFANAYRVYVGYHQMDGLGPWIYDGVRLIHELTLQKRRPMEIKEALDQYHEKRMIGQLSFDKNGLIKESTYVKVFIEDGCLKEIKDEENH; translated from the coding sequence ATGAGGATACGCATTACAGGATTATTTATTATTTGCATGATGATCATTTTTATTAGCATCAATATTAGTGGCTGCAATCAGACGCCAACTCACCAGGCGGAGATTCTCTTTATTACAAAAGATCAGTCAGATACCAGAAGCCTGAATCCGACAAGGATGGAAGTGGCGGCCGCTATGGCACTAGAGTCTTGTCGGAATGAAAATAAAGAGGCGAAAAACATTCATCATCATTTTATCCGATATACTGGTGACGAAGAAGAAGGATACCATAAAGCGAAAGCCTATCTGGAGTCAAATCAGTCTGTAGTGGCATTGGTGGGAGATTTTAACTCCGTTGGGACAGAATACGTTGCCCGCCTGGCAGAAGAGTTCCAATTGCCTCACCTGTCCTTTTTTGCAACGGATATCCGTATTTTTGAGGAGCATCCACAAAGTTATTCTTACCGCAGCCAGATGAGTCATGAAACCACTGATTTAATAGCGATGGCTTCTTATAGGCTGAATAAGCCCTACAAGTTGAATAAGCTTGATAAATCTAAGGTAGCGGTACTTTATAATGATTTAAGCAATATTGAAGCACGGTGGTTGGAATTTGAATCACTGGCTCCTGCCCATGGGATTCAGGTAGTTGAAAAAAGGCAGGTAAGCCGAGAAGAGAGAGATTTTCGACCTGTATTGGCAGCATATAAAGAGCTGGAGCAGGATGTGGACAGCATCATACTCTTTCTTTCCTCCGGTCAACTTGAACATTTTTTGCAGCAGGCAAATAGAGAAGAAATTGCAACACCTATTATTGCCTCACCCGTTACTTTTTCGCCGGAAACAGCTACGGAGCTTCCAAGGCTGAATATGCCCTTTTACAGTACGGTACAGGAAATTTATATGAATCTTCAACAAGGAGAAGACGAGATGTTAGAAGGTTTTGCTAATGCTTATCGGGTGTATGTCGGCTACCACCAGATGGACGGACTGGGACCTTGGATTTATGACGGAGTAAGGCTGATCCACGAATTGACCCTTCAGAAACGAAGACCAATGGAAATCAAAGAAGCATTAGATCAATATCATGAAAAAAGAATGATTGGCCAGTTATCCTTTGACAAAAATGGCCTGATTAAAGAAAGTACTTATGTGAAAGTATTCATCGAAGACGGGTGTCTAAAGGAGATAAAGGATGAAGAAAATCATTAA